CCTCCTCTCGAATGGCTCTGGCATAAAGGCACCAAAAGACTACGGGCTTATATGTACAGACAGAGTCATTGATCTCAACAGAAATTACGTGAAAAGCCATGTTAGTAAGCCAGTGAAGTTCCTGCTTTGGTTTGCTTGTGGAGTGGGAGGGTTTGAGATCGTTtgtattcttttgtttttgtgtttgttaaaTAGTAGAACTCGGAAAAAGTCCAATGAGGATATGCAACAAGGGTACCTTCTTGCTGCAACCGGGTTCAAAAGGTTTAGCTACACCGAGCTCAAGAAGGCAACTCGGGGTTTTATTGAAGAAATTGGAAGAGGTGCAGGTGGATTTGTGTACAAAGGTGTATTGGATGACAAACGAGTTGCAGCGGTTAAGCTTCTTAATGAAGCTATTCAAGGAGAAGCTGAGTTTCTAGCAGAAGTTAGCATGCTCGGGAGGCTGAACCATATGCACTTGATAGAAATGTGGGGATATTGTTCTGAGGGGAAGCACAAGCTTCTTGTTTACGAGTACATGGAGCACGGTTCTTTGGCCCAAAATTTGTCATCGAATGTGCTTGATTGGGAGAAGAGGTTCGAGATTGCTGTGGGCACTGCGAAAGGCCTTGCTTATCTGCACGAGGAGTGCTTGGAGTGGGTTTTGCATTGTGATGTTAAGCCTCAAAACATACTCTTGGactcaaactaccaaccaaaagTTGCAGATTTTGGACTTTCCAAGCTATTTAACAGAGGCGAGCTTAAGAACTCAAGCTTTTCAAGGATAAGAGGAACCAGAGGCTACATTGCGCCGGAGTGGGTGTGCAATCTGCCAATCACATCAAAAGTGGATGTGTATAGTTATGGGATTGTTGTGTTGGAGATGGTGACAGGAAAGAATCCTATGATGGGAGGGGATGCCTTTGATGGTGAGCAGCGAAGACTGATCTTGTGGATGAGGGAGAAGGTAAATGGAACTAGCTCTATCAAACTACAGATAGAAGAGATCATAGACTCTTCGTTTGAAGGCGAATACGATGTGGAGAAGGTAGAAGTTCTTCTGAAAGTAGCTTTACACTGTGTGGAGGAAGACAAAGATGACAGACCAACCATGAGACAAGTTGTTGAGATGCTTTTACACCTTGACGAAGATTGTTAGGTAGTTATGTCTTGTGAGGTTTAGGCTGTGAGGCTCGCTTGACTCAGCAGCACATATAATTTTAGTATTATTTCCTTTGATTGGTAGTtttgtttctgccatgtttgcTTGTCGTATCGATTTTCTAATGCTTGCTCaacttctctctctcaaatttctACCAGTTAAATGTCTTGAAAATAGGTTTTATCATGGTAGAAAAACACAACTTTACGATTTGTACGCAACTTCTCTAGCAGGAATTGCTCAATTCTCCTGTTCTCCATTGAGAAAATCCTAATGGCGGAAATGATGAAATCATTGAGAAATTTTGGACCATTTAAACGATGACTTAAAAACAGAATTTAAGACTTGAAgacaaaatataattttgtgAGTCCAATTTTCCTCAGCATAGCAATGATACCATCTCTTGGTGCGGAACTACACTCCTAGGCCAAGTTATCCAACTACTAAAGCAGTAAAGCAGCCTACCTACTCTTGCTCAAAGCAGTTGGAGGAAATCTAGCCCCTGATAGAACGCCCCAGTCCCTCGCTCAAGTAAAATATATGGCCGCCTTGACATAGTTCACACACTTGAGTTCCGTTTCCAATCAGTCGAGTTATTAGAAACTCCTTTTTACCACCATAAGTACAGAGTGGAAACAGAAAACCATATTAGTCTTGGTCAATTATTGGAAGCAGAAATCTTTGTTGCCTGTGGTCCTACATAGCAATAATACCATTTGTTGTAGGACTGGTTTATTAAGTGCTGCATCTCAAATGTTGGATTCATTCATTGGTCACATGGGCACCttgtttctcatttttcttctttctctagcCATTAGTCCCCTTCCTTCGTCTTCAGCATCGGACACTTTGCGTAGAGGCTTATCCCTCTCTGTGGAGAAACCCAATGATGTCTTAATCTCACCGGATGGGGTTTTCACTGCCGGCTTTCACCAAGTTGGCGACAACTCATTTTGCTTCGCCATTTGGTTTACCGAGCCTTCTTCCAATCACTACCAAAACCGCGCGGTTGTTTGGATGGCGAATCGCGACCAACCGGTGAACGGGAAAtactcaaagctctcactccaAAGTTCTGGCAATCTCATCTTAACTGATGCCGGCCAGTCTATTGTTTGGGCAACAACCACTACGTCACTCTCGGCAGCTCACTTGTCCCTCCAGAACTCAGGCAATCTGGTTTTACTAAACCTTGATCTTGTCGTTTTATGGCAGAGCTTTGATTTTCCAACCGACACCCTTCTTCCACATCAACCGCTCACCCGAAACACAATGATTGTCTCCATGAGAAGCCAGAGCAACTTCTCCTCTGGCTTCTACAAGCTTTTCTTTGACAATGACAACCTTCTGCGTCTACTTTTCGATGGTGTTGAGATTTCAAGCGTATATTGGTTTGAGCCATGGCTTACAGGCCAGGCTGCTGGAAGGTCCACGGATAACAGCAGCAGAACTGCAGTGCTTGATTCGTTAGGCAACTTTACTTCGTCTGATAGTTTCACATTAATGGCAGCTGATTATGGTGCAGGATTGCAGAGAAGACTGACGGTTGATTCTGATGGAAATGTTCGATTGTATAGTCGAGAAAAGCCCGGAGACAAATGGAGCGTTTCAGCGCAAGTCTTCTCCGATCCATGTAAAATTCATGGCGTTTGCGGAGTTAACAGCGTCTGCAGCTACGATCCATTTCATGGTAGAAAGTGCTCTTGTATTCCGGGTTACAAGATGAAAAATCATACTGATTGGTACTATGGTTGCGAGCCTCAATTTAATTACACTTGCAACAAAGGTGAGTCAACTTTCTTTAAACTTTCAAAGCTTGAGTTTTTCGGGTATGATTACGGTTACTTTGAAAACTACACCTATACGGATTGTGAGAATTTATGCTTGAAACTATGTAACTGCAAAGGGTTCCAATACTCTCGCATCCCTGACCGACCGATATTTAGCTGTTACCCCAAGACGGTATTGCTCAATGGATACCGGTCCCCTAGCTTTTTTGGGGACCTGTATTTGAGAGTGCCTAAAACCCATGTTTCGTATTATCAAAAGCCCCAGGAAGAGTATAGGTTAAGCTGCTTAAGCAGAGTTGTTGTTGGTCTAAATAGAAATTATGTGAAGAGCAGTGTGGCTAGTTCAGTGAAATTCCTGCTCTGGTTTGCCATTGGAGTTGGCGGGTTTGAGATCATTTGTATCCTTTTGGTTTGGGGATTGTTAAGCAATACTACTCGGCGAAATTCCAACGAGGATATGCAGGGATATGTTCTTGCTGGAACAGGGTTCAAAAGATTTAGCTATGCCGAGCTTAAGAAGGCGACACGGGGCTTTAGTGAAGAGATTGGAAGAGGGGCTGGAGGAATCGTGTACAAAGGCGTGCTGGCTGATCAAAGAGTTGCAGCGATTAAGCTTCTCAGCGAGGCTGATCAAGGAGAAGTTGAATTTCTAGGTGAAGCTAACACAATTGGGAGGCTGAACCATATGCACTTGATTGACATGTGGGGATATTGCTCAGAGAAAAAGCACAAGCTTCTCGTTTACGAGTACATGGAGCATGGTTCCTTGGCTGATAAGTTATCTTCCAATGTTCTTGATTGGGAGAAGAGGTTTGAGATTGCTGTCGGGACAGCGAAAGGCCTTGCTTATCTGCACGAAGAGTGTTTGGAGTGGGTTTTGCACTGTGATGTTAAGCCTCAAAACATTCTCTTGGACTCAGATTACCAACCAAAGGTTGCAGATTTTGGACTCTCCAAGCTAATCAACAGGGGCGGCCTTGAAAACTCGAGCATTTCGAGGATACGAGGAACGAGAGGATACATTGCACCGGAGTGGGTGTACAACCAGCCGATTACGTCGAAAGTGGATGTTTACAGCTATGGGATTGTTGTGTTGGAGATGTTGACCGGAAAGAACCCTACCATTGGCGTTGGTGGCGTTGAGGGTGAGCAGAGAGGACTGATTAATTGGGTGAGGGAGAAGGTTGATGGAAGTGGTGGGATTGGATCAAGGATGGGAGAGATCATAGACCGTTCAGTTGGAGAGAATTATGATGTGAGAAAGATGGAGATTCTGTTGGAAGTAGCTTTGCGTTGTGTAGAGGAAGACAAAAATGCAAGACCTACCATGACCCAAGTGGTTGAAAAGCTCCTGCGGATTCACAAACACAGAGACCATTAAGCGGTCTTATTACACATCTGTTTGTTTCTTATATACTAGCCTCTCCGCACGCACTAACGTGCGCGCAAGAGGCATTTTTGCATCACGGGCGCAACGCGCCCCTAAAGATGTAttgtattagtttttttttttccattgtaaTTGTCAAGatatattttaaatgtattgtGCAAAgaggaacttttttttttttttaccatgcacgtccaaattttttttcatgtttttcatttttactttGCATAAAGTAAGGatttaaatgttattcatgCGCATGTGAGAGGCATTTTTTCATCACGGGAGCTACACGTCTCTAAGAATGTATTGCTTTAGTTGTTTTCTTATTTGCCCATCCAAAATTTAAACTTTGAAATACTAACACTCATTTTTCCAATGAATTTGTGAGAGGCCAACATCCATGTTTCCTACTACCTTTTTAATAGATACCTTCAAGTgtgtattttcttcttcttttgaatAGAAGTAGCAAGCACAACCTGGAATAGTATTTATCCAAGTTGAATGAAATTTGCATTCTATTGAAAAAAAACACACGTGCTCTACTTTTTTTAACCATTCAGAGATCGAATAAAATTGGCACACTTGTTCGGGCGTTTTCTACCAACCTACACAGAAGAATAAGTATGATCACAGTCAGCTACCACGAAAAATGCTATATTGCTCCTATCATTTCTCTCCATACTTGATATGTTGAACTCCCATTGAAAACTTTTTGTATtcctatataaaaataaataaaaaataaaaaaataaaaaagcgcAATAATCTATTTGACAAAAGAAATAAGCagataaaggaaaaaaatactGTAATAGTTAAGTAACATATGAAAGTGATACTATCCTAAAAATCATGTCCTCAAATGTGTATcatcaatttaattaaactatagTGAGCATCACATtagtcttttttcttttttttttctttctttttttgtatgTGCAACAACACAGTGCAAGGGTTAGAATATATTTGCATGTATATGTTGCATAATATAACATGTGTAGAAGTTACAGATGTGTTTGtgtttcttcaattttgagTTCAAAATGAACGTCATAATTTCAAGTACCTTCATCTAATAGCTAATAATGACAATTGACATGCCAAAGAGTTGAAAGAATTCAAGAGATTAAGGCATTTGAAATTCACCAATGGGCCTGGAATTGTCTTTGAAATTAGAAAGCTGTAGAATTCGTCCTCTCTGAGAGAAATTTAGTTCTTCTCTGAAAATTGGATCACCCTCCCTCAGGGTCCTAGGGATAAATATGTATGTTTTCAAAGCTACTGTCAATgacaaacacaaaaataatacaaacaaagtTTAACAGGAATCAAAACAAATGTATACATGATAAGCATATTAATCCATAAGTCAACGATGATCCATATACAGCCGATAAGAAAAGTGTCATATAAGTGTTGCATTGTCCCATGTAAACTGGGACAACATTGAACGGGACCAGTAGAAGATTCACTTCAGAATAGTTAAAATTATATAAACTTATTTTTCCGTGTAATTATGCAATCAAACTCTTGTATTTACTTTCTTGCTCGTCCACGGTATCACAAAGCAGTGCACCACTGGCAATGGATTAAACACTGCCCAAAACAACAAACACCAAGGCCTGCCTAACCAATGAGGTTGCACGCACAGATCCTCACACATGACTCTGTTGTGTAAATCATCAACACATTGTATCCAGTGAGGCAATGAAAAAAGGACTACCTTGATTCTTAGATTAGATGTTTAAGCTAATAAGCAAGCAAGACATCGATATGTTGAAATCCCATGACATTCGGCAAGTACTTACTAAATCTTTAGTCCATATAACAACTCAGAACATTTTGAATTGCACCAAGAAAGAAAGCTAGCAATCATACCTCAGCTAACCCACCAGCAATGACTTCGATCGACACAAAGGTCCGAAGCTGATCAACATTAACAAAAAAACCAACTCGCTAAAATCAATCCAAACCTATTTCACAATTACAAAATGTGTTGAAAACCGAAAATGGACGAAAAAAGCAAAGAAGAAGCATTCAAGAGATTAAGGCATTTAAATAATTAGACGAAGTGGACAGATATCAGTAAAAAGTTGGGGAGGGAAGTGATAATCTCTGCACTGAGGCAGTAAAAAATGAATCCAACTAATCCAATCTATTCCCTTTTGTCGACTGGCTATTGTGCCACACAGTCCCAAAGTTTAGTTTTCTAATTTTATGTCTGGTAAATGTGTCAAATCCATTTAAATAAATAcacttaaaagaaaattcaatGAGAAAATTCAATGGAAAAGGAGAAGGCACGGAGAATTACCGTTTCACTCCATTCTGGGCTTCAGAGAGTGACGGAGGTCTTCATCGCAACAACTTTATTTCCATCACTATAAACCGAAGCATAAACCCTACAAACTTCCATTACAGATAAGAGGATTACATATGAACCTGTGCACTGAAAAATTTAACATCTAAATTTTCTTTGTCatgaaaattgaaaggaaaacgGATGACTGAAATTGAAGAAAGACAAAAGCCTACATACTCGAAAGGAACACGACATATATAGTTGTAAACGTACCTTTGCCGACCTTCTCTTTGAGCTTTAGGAACCAGAATTGCATTTACTGTAAAACTGAACTGCAATGAAAACCCAATGAGGGGAATCCCTGATCAAAACAACATCCATCCTGAACGTGGTGATTCAGTTTCAGCTGCAATAATCCTTCCTTGAAAGTATAGACAGTATGCTAGTAGCCTAAAATCCCAAAAAGGCAAAAcgcattaataaaaaaattcaaactttaaaGCGATTTCACAAATTGGGAATTGGGATCAATAATCTGAAAATCCAGTTCAATTTTTCATTGCTCGGATGGAAAAAATTGAGgaatgaaagaaaaaattagggttAGGACTGAACTTGGCACTTGATCCAGAGACGGTTGGCTGAGGCCGGCGTGGTAGAGAGCTTGAGAAACCTTATCGAACACACCAAGGGACGTCCACAAAATGCTTTCTTCGATGAAAAACGTATCTCCTTCGTCCTTCTGGTACGCAGCGGTGGTGGCGGCTCCAAACCGGCGGGAGTGGCTGAGTCAGAGCAAGCTGATCTGAAACGAAGACGAAGTAttagaaagaagagagaagcaGTGCTTGAATTGGGAAGGAGGTTGATCGATGTACAGGGAAACTGCTATGCAGAAAACTGAACGTCCTGAACGTGGTAGTTTTTCAATACATATTTCTGTGCggttattatttttttaccagTTTATCCTattttttgaaatgttttgggtttggttgtgaagaaaacaaaagggCTTTCTTGgcattttgaatgtttcacctctttgaccttctccctttatatatatagatgtaaTGTTGTCCATACTATTACTGTACTATGTTACCTTTACCATCGC
Above is a window of Malus sylvestris chromosome 15, drMalSylv7.2, whole genome shotgun sequence DNA encoding:
- the LOC126602475 gene encoding putative receptor protein kinase ZmPK1 encodes the protein MLDSFIGHMGTLFLIFLLSLAISPLPSSSASDTLRRGLSLSVEKPNDVLISPDGVFTAGFHQVGDNSFCFAIWFTEPSSNHYQNRAVVWMANRDQPVNGKYSKLSLQSSGNLILTDAGQSIVWATTTTSLSAAHLSLQNSGNLVLLNLDLVVLWQSFDFPTDTLLPHQPLTRNTMIVSMRSQSNFSSGFYKLFFDNDNLLRLLFDGVEISSVYWFEPWLTGQAAGRSTDNSSRTAVLDSLGNFTSSDSFTLMAADYGAGLQRRLTVDSDGNVRLYSREKPGDKWSVSAQVFSDPCKIHGVCGVNSVCSYDPFHGRKCSCIPGYKMKNHTDWYYGCEPQFNYTCNKGESTFFKLSKLEFFGYDYGYFENYTYTDCENLCLKLCNCKGFQYSRIPDRPIFSCYPKTVLLNGYRSPSFFGDLYLRVPKTHVSYYQKPQEEYRLSCLSRVVVGLNRNYVKSSVASSVKFLLWFAIGVGGFEIICILLVWGLLSNTTRRNSNEDMQGYVLAGTGFKRFSYAELKKATRGFSEEIGRGAGGIVYKGVLADQRVAAIKLLSEADQGEVEFLGEANTIGRLNHMHLIDMWGYCSEKKHKLLVYEYMEHGSLADKLSSNVLDWEKRFEIAVGTAKGLAYLHEECLEWVLHCDVKPQNILLDSDYQPKVADFGLSKLINRGGLENSSISRIRGTRGYIAPEWVYNQPITSKVDVYSYGIVVLEMLTGKNPTIGVGGVEGEQRGLINWVREKVDGSGGIGSRMGEIIDRSVGENYDVRKMEILLEVALRCVEEDKNARPTMTQVVEKLLRIHKHRDH